In Leishmania braziliensis MHOM/BR/75/M2904 complete genome, chromosome 18, the following proteins share a genomic window:
- a CDS encoding putative cholinephosphate cytidylyltransferase A produces MSHLLEHSFLFTTEERNLIYRANSDVNTRPASFVTRVFYPLWIRISRHLLSDLVAPNAITLAGLLSSMQAYQLINTYYHFGDQQHGSHAVLGDVKSSLQAFGLRGAGQAPLAAEKTVVGEMASAYKAGEGAAAKAAKAAKAMSAVATASGQVLRPPATDYVDFFHTDRTVQTATVLAILLLVISITCGSLDGVHAKRCRSATSLGDIFSRICSSMARVFMALTLLEVFHIEDVCTKWYFLLTLQLIELNTVLGRINASNLKKDRVKNVAYIATYCFRESELSFLMVLLLIARWFYPTACRNILGVILAKAQVGYNTLVVATFVNIAILKMKKRYKGIVLLCLAARVLPLFYLLPLSQYGLLSVIGDAMIVGLLSIEVYVSHLAQRRIHAAVFFLCLGSLLNDVLSVAGTIMYLIAMLVDLSYSLNVPLFTPVRNVFIDGVFDLCHAGHKLLMANALKFGNRLIVGVCGDEECASYKRPPIMTTEERINEVRLCRYVSEVIPNSPVTGITVEMIQYYNIHLVVCGEEYNTPTDTYYAVPRHMGILRTVPRTPGISTSVLISRIRAASEDSVEAKDRKSDTSKVKGGA; encoded by the coding sequence CTCAGCGATCTCGTGGCGCCAAACGCTATCACACTGGCGGGGCTTCTCAGCAGCATGCAGGCGTACCAGCTCATTAACACGTACTACCATTTTGGCGATCAGCAGCACGGCTCGCACGCGGTACTGGGCGACGTGAAGTCGTCGTTGCAGGCGTTTGGACTCCGTGGCGCCGGGCAGGCGCCCCTTGCAGCTGAGAAGACCGTCGTGGGAGAGATGGCCTCTGCCTACAAAGCcggagaaggcgctgcggcgaaggcggcgaaggcggcgaagGCCATGAGTGCCGTTGCTACTGCGAGCGGTCAAGTCTTAAGACCGCCAGCGACCGACTACGTGGACTTTTTCCACACGGACCGCACGGTGCAGACGGCTACGGTGCTGGCGATTCTGCTCTTGGTCATCTCCATCACATGCGGCTCACTGGACGGCGTGCATGCAAAGCGATgtcgcagcgccaccagtCTGGGAGACATCTTCTCCCGCATTTGCTCCTCTATGGCGCGCGTCTTCAtggcgctgacgctgctggaggtgttCCACATTGAGGACGTGTGTACGAAGTGGTACTTTCTGCTTACCCTTCAGCTGATTGAGCTGAACACGGTGCTCGGCCGCATCAACGCTTCGAACTTGAAGAAGGACCGTGTCAAGAATGTGGCGTACATCGCAACGTACTGCTTCCGTGAATCGGAGTTGTCGTTTCTCATGGTGTTGCTCCTCATCGCCCGCTGGTTCTACCCTACCGCCTGCCGCAACATCCTCGGAGTCATCTTGGCGAAGGCGCAGGTGGGCTACAACaccctcgtcgtcgccactTTCGTGAACATTGCTATCCTCAAGATGAAGAAGCGGTACAAGGGGATTGTTTTGCTCTGCCTcgccgcgcgtgtgctgccgctcttctaCCTCCTGCCACTGAGCCAGTACGGCTTGCTGAGCGTGATTGGCGATGCCATGATTGTAGGACTTCTGTCCATCGAGGTGTACGTCAGTCACCTCGCCCAGCGACGCATTCACGCCGCggttttttttctctgcctcgGCTCGCTGTTGAATGACGTGCTCTCTGTGGCCGGGACTATCATGTACCTGATTGCCATGCTGGTCGACCTCTCGTACTCGCTGAATGTACCGCTTTTCACGCCTGTGCGCAACGTCTTCATTGACGGCGTCTTCGACCTCTGCCACGCCGGCCACAAGCTTCTTATGGCCAACGCGCTCAAGTTCGGCAACCGTCTCATCGTCGGCGTCTGTGGCGACGAGGAATGCGCCTCGTACAAACGCCCACCGATCATGACTACCGAGGAGCGCATCAATGAGGTGCGACTGTGCCGGTACGTCTCGGAAGTGATCCCCAACTCGCCGGTTACGGGCATCACGGTGGAGATGATCCAGTACTACAACATTCACCTGGTCGTTTGTGGCGAGGAGTACAATACACCGACGGACACGTACTACGCGGTGCCACGCCACATGGGCATCCTGCGGACCGTACCGCGAACACCCGGCATCTCCACCAGCGTACTCATATCGCGCATCCGTGCCGCCAGTGAGGACTCGGTAGAGGCGAAGGACAGGAAGAGCGACACATCAAAGGTGAAGGGCGGGGCGTGA